A window of Streptomyces sp. DG1A-41 contains these coding sequences:
- a CDS encoding DUF6069 family protein, with protein sequence MSTGRKRLAVTALAVPAPVLVWLVADPLLGHRLRIADGEQTLDIGAVPVAVVALLASLSGWGLLAALERFGARRARAIWTGVAGAVLAVSFLPFIGDGMDGGTRASLALMHLAVAAVLIPGLGGRSPGAGAGAARG encoded by the coding sequence ATGAGCACAGGGCGAAAGCGCCTGGCGGTTACGGCCCTGGCCGTCCCGGCCCCCGTCCTGGTGTGGCTGGTCGCGGACCCACTGCTGGGGCACCGCCTGCGGATCGCCGACGGCGAGCAGACGCTCGACATCGGCGCCGTACCTGTGGCGGTCGTCGCACTGCTCGCGTCGCTCTCCGGCTGGGGACTGCTGGCCGCCCTGGAGCGGTTCGGGGCACGGCGCGCCCGCGCCATCTGGACGGGAGTGGCCGGCGCTGTACTGGCCGTGTCCTTCCTGCCGTTCATCGGCGACGGCATGGACGGTGGCACCCGGGCCTCCCTCGCGCTGATGCACCTGGCGGTGGCGGCGGTGCTGATCCCGGGGCTGGGCGGCAGGTCCCCCGGCGCGGGAGCCGGTGCCGCCAGGGGGTGA
- a CDS encoding TetR/AcrR family transcriptional regulator, with protein MTAAEENQTTRRRAPAMSPEQRREMIIQTAIPLIAEYGAAVTTAKIARAAGIGEGTIFRVFADKDELLQACMSEALSPEHAVRELDAIDLSQPLPDRLAEAAEALQAHMSRMGAIAGSLGHRGGKHPGTVRGAGRNESTTRIRAALAELLEPDKAALRRPPEQIAALFFGLLFTQPRTEDEPDLTPQELVEVFLNGALSGDAK; from the coding sequence ATGACAGCAGCTGAGGAAAACCAGACCACCCGCCGCCGCGCCCCCGCCATGTCGCCGGAGCAGCGCCGCGAAATGATCATCCAGACCGCGATCCCGTTGATCGCCGAGTACGGCGCCGCGGTGACGACCGCGAAGATCGCCCGCGCCGCGGGCATCGGCGAGGGCACGATCTTCCGGGTCTTCGCCGACAAGGACGAGCTGCTACAGGCCTGCATGTCCGAGGCGCTCTCCCCCGAGCACGCGGTCCGCGAGCTCGACGCGATCGACCTGTCCCAGCCGCTGCCCGACCGGCTCGCGGAGGCGGCCGAGGCGCTACAGGCGCACATGTCCAGGATGGGCGCGATCGCCGGCTCGCTGGGGCATCGCGGCGGCAAGCATCCCGGCACGGTGCGCGGCGCGGGCCGCAACGAGTCGACGACTCGTATCCGCGCGGCCCTCGCGGAGTTGCTGGAGCCCGACAAGGCCGCCCTGCGCCGGCCGCCGGAGCAGATCGCGGCCCTCTTCTTCGGGCTGCTCTTCACCCAGCCGCGTACGGAGGACGAGCCCGACCTGACCCCGCAGGAGCTGGTGGAGGTCTTCCTGAACGGGGCGCTCTCGGGGGACGCCAAATGA
- a CDS encoding DUF2267 domain-containing protein, translating into MSVTTVPSVTTTLTASEALIPAAPHNHDTRGDDNAWTRLIGAVRESGQYPTRSEAERVTRIVLSALGGHVIGDERVDLARALPEEAARVVASQIPATRRLTAAEFVDSVAARIEGATPATARWDVSSVLSVLPSLVGDDLVTRILAQLPAGYALLFGRADLSPAS; encoded by the coding sequence ATGAGCGTGACGACGGTGCCCAGTGTGACGACTACTCTCACGGCCTCGGAGGCCCTGATCCCCGCCGCGCCGCACAACCACGACACCCGAGGTGACGACAACGCCTGGACCCGACTGATCGGAGCGGTGCGGGAATCGGGCCAGTACCCCACCAGGTCGGAGGCGGAGCGTGTCACCCGTATCGTCCTGTCCGCCCTCGGCGGTCATGTGATCGGCGACGAACGGGTCGACCTCGCCCGTGCCCTGCCCGAAGAGGCCGCCCGGGTGGTCGCCTCCCAGATCCCGGCCACGCGCCGGCTGACCGCCGCGGAGTTCGTCGACTCCGTCGCGGCCCGTATCGAGGGAGCGACCCCCGCCACGGCCCGCTGGGACGTCAGCTCGGTCCTGAGCGTGCTGCCGTCCCTGGTCGGCGATGACCTGGTGACCCGCATCCTGGCCCAGCTCCCCGCCGGCTACGCCCTCCTCTTCGGCCGAGCGGACCTGAGCCCGGCGTCGTAG
- a CDS encoding Hsp20/alpha crystallin family protein, producing MLMRTDPFRELDRLTQQVLGPATRPSAMAMDAYRSGDEFLVHFDLPGIDPESIELDVERNVLNVRAERRSPAPEDAELLVAERPTGSFTRQLFLGDTLDTERIDASYEAGVLTLRIPVAEQAKPRRIQITGGDKPKQLSG from the coding sequence ATGCTCATGCGCACGGACCCCTTCCGTGAACTCGACCGGCTCACCCAGCAGGTCCTCGGCCCCGCCACCCGCCCGTCGGCGATGGCGATGGATGCCTACCGCTCCGGGGACGAGTTCCTCGTCCACTTCGACCTCCCCGGCATCGACCCCGAGTCGATCGAGCTGGACGTCGAACGCAACGTCCTGAACGTCCGAGCAGAGCGCAGGTCCCCCGCCCCCGAGGACGCGGAGCTCCTCGTCGCCGAGCGTCCCACCGGCAGCTTCACCCGCCAGCTCTTCCTCGGCGACACGCTGGACACGGAGCGCATCGACGCCTCGTACGAGGCCGGCGTCCTGACCCTGCGCATCCCGGTGGCCGAGCAGGCCAAGCCGCGCCGCATCCAGATCACGGGCGGCGACAAGCCCAAGCAGCTCAGCGGCTGA
- a CDS encoding alginate lyase family protein produces the protein MVQAAGAAAGAAGIGVGTTALAIPASAAGSAFAHPGLLHTRTDLDRMAAKVKAGARPYTAGFAKLTANRHAQSGWRANPQATVYRGAGSPQNYAVLYNDIHAAYQNALRYHVSGETAHADTAVAILNAWSGKLTSIQGSADRFLAAGLYGYQFANAAELVRDHGDFELGRAQELMRNVFHPLSDGFLSDHNNAVVTNYWPNWDLTAIACVLATGIFCDDRAVVDRAVEYFKHGDGMGSVKHAIPVVHEDGLAEWVEAGRDQGHALLGVGLMGTVCEMAWNQGIDLYGYDDSRFLKGAQYVAKWSLGGDVPYTANTRRKGAIGGWSGSETATGAAGVDPAMTRPIWAMIANHYTKRRGLSASYVTRAAAKAAPEGGGGDYGPNSGGYDQLGFGTLAFTRDRERVEGAVGGAPSAGSSGAASGGGARPQGAVSASGSPAAGRDLAATGAEDVVGWVAAAGVSAVAGGLLLLRRRGRVRVRRGGAE, from the coding sequence ATGGTGCAGGCCGCGGGCGCGGCAGCCGGAGCCGCCGGCATCGGCGTCGGTACGACCGCGCTCGCGATTCCGGCCTCCGCCGCCGGCTCCGCTTTCGCCCACCCGGGGCTGCTGCACACCCGTACCGACCTGGACCGTATGGCGGCCAAGGTGAAGGCGGGCGCCAGACCCTATACGGCCGGGTTCGCCAAGCTCACCGCCAACCGGCACGCGCAGAGCGGCTGGCGGGCCAATCCGCAGGCCACGGTGTACCGGGGGGCGGGTTCGCCCCAGAACTACGCGGTCCTCTACAACGACATCCACGCCGCCTACCAGAACGCCCTGCGGTACCACGTCAGCGGCGAGACCGCGCACGCCGACACCGCGGTGGCGATCCTCAACGCCTGGTCGGGGAAGCTGACGTCGATCCAGGGCTCCGCCGACCGGTTCCTGGCCGCCGGGCTGTACGGCTACCAGTTCGCCAACGCCGCCGAACTCGTACGCGATCACGGTGACTTCGAGCTCGGGCGGGCGCAGGAGCTGATGCGCAACGTCTTCCATCCGCTCAGCGACGGTTTCCTGAGCGATCACAACAACGCCGTCGTCACCAACTACTGGCCCAACTGGGACCTGACGGCCATCGCCTGTGTGCTCGCCACCGGCATCTTCTGCGACGACCGTGCCGTGGTCGACCGGGCCGTCGAGTACTTCAAGCACGGGGACGGCATGGGGTCCGTCAAGCACGCTATTCCCGTCGTGCACGAGGACGGGCTCGCCGAGTGGGTCGAGGCCGGGCGGGACCAAGGGCATGCGCTGCTCGGGGTCGGGCTGATGGGCACGGTGTGCGAGATGGCGTGGAACCAGGGGATCGATCTGTACGGCTACGACGACAGCCGGTTCCTCAAGGGGGCGCAGTACGTGGCGAAGTGGAGCCTGGGCGGGGACGTGCCGTATACGGCCAACACGCGGAGGAAGGGGGCCATCGGGGGGTGGTCGGGGAGTGAGACCGCGACCGGGGCCGCGGGTGTGGATCCGGCCATGACTCGGCCCATCTGGGCGATGATCGCCAACCATTACACCAAGCGGCGGGGGTTGTCGGCGTCGTATGTGACGCGTGCTGCGGCCAAGGCTGCGCCGGAGGGCGGGGGTGGGGATTATGGGCCCAACAGTGGGGGTTACGACCAGCTTGGGTTCGGGACTCTGGCCTTTACTCGGGATCGGGAGCGGGTGGAGGGGGCGGTTGGCGGGGCGCCGAGTGCGGGTTCGTCTGGAGCGGCCTCTGGTGGGGGTGCGCGGCCGCAGGGGGCCGTGAGCGCCTCGGGCTCGCCTGCTGCGGGGCGTGACCTGGCTGCTACCGGGGCCGAGGATGTGGTCGGCTGGGTTGCCGCGGCGGGGGTTTCCGCTGTCGCGGGTGGGTTGCTGT